From a single Caloenas nicobarica isolate bCalNic1 chromosome 12, bCalNic1.hap1, whole genome shotgun sequence genomic region:
- the AGTR2 gene encoding type-2 angiotensin II receptor, giving the protein MQNNCSLVTTTRETHRILYTALTNSSAALRSAPPCPLTSSNYEFSLIPALFSVVFVLGLVGNSVVVVVLCRHRGPKTVANIYIFNLAVADLLCLATLPFWATYYSQGYNWLFGSIMCKISSSVLCLNMFASIFFITCMSMDRYHAIVHPIRSQRRTPRQAYFIALVVWGLASLSSLPTFYFRDTDYIESLRVNACIMAFPHDNYAKWSVATAFLKNALGFFIPLTVITTCYIWIRRHLLKAQKFGKNKQKRDKVLKLVAAVVVAFLISWLPFHILTFLDALAHMNIINNCDMTEIIDTALPFGICMAFTNSCINPLLYCFIGNQFQEKLHHLFKRRVYQFNSHRESSSLRKGSCFKDAEIPLGREVGPESSL; this is encoded by the coding sequence ATGCAGAACAACTGTTCCCTGGTCACCACCACCAGAGAAACTCACCGAATCCTTTATACAGCCCTGACAAACTCATCAGCTGCATTGCGCTcagcccctccctgcccactTACTTCTTCAAATTATGAGTTTTCACTAATTCCAGCActcttctctgtggtttttgttctgGGGTTGGTTGGCAACAGCGTGGTGGTTGTGGTGCTTTGTCGTCACAGGGGCCCCAAAACAGTGGCTAATATCTACATTTTCAACCTGGCCGTGGCGGATTTGCTGTGCCTCGCCACCCTTCCCTTCTGGGCTACCTACTACTCGCAGGGGTACAACTGGCTCTTTGGGTCTATCATGTGCAAAATCTCCAGTTCTGTCCTGTGCTTGAACATGTTTGcaagtatatttttcattacatgTATGAGCATGGACCGGTACCATGCTATTGTCCATCCTATTCGCTCTCAGAGGAGAACTCCACGACAAGCTTATTTTATAGCATTGGTCGTGTGGGGCCTTGCCTCTTTGTCCTCCCTTCCAACATTTTATTTCCGTGACACTGACTACATTGAAAGCTTGCGTGTCAATGCTTGCATTATGGCCTTTCCTCATGACAATTATGCAAAATGGTCTGTGGCAACAGCCTTCCTGAAAAATGCACTCGGCTTCTTCATCCCCTTGACAGTGATCACCACGTGCTACATCTGGATCAGGAGGCACTTGCTCAAAGCACAGAAGTTTgggaaaaacaagcagaagagGGACAAAGTCCTAAAGCTGGTGGCTGCTGTTGTTGTGGCCTTCTTAATTTCCTGGCTCCCATTccacattttaacatttttggaTGCCTTGGCTCATATGAACATCATTAACAACTGTGACATGACAGAGATCATCGACACAGCGCTGCCATTTGGCATCTGCATGGCATTTACCAACAGCTGCATCAATCCGTTGCTGTACTGCTTTATTGGGAACCAGTTCCAGGAGAAGCTCCATCACTTGTTTAAGCGACGAGTTTATCAGTTCAACAGCCACCGAGAGAGCTCTTCTTTGAGGAAAGGGAGCTGTTTCAAAGATGCTGAGATCCCCCTGGGCAGGGAAGTGGGGCCTGAGTCCTCCCTGTAG
- the LOC135993685 gene encoding nyctalopin-like, which translates to MFFLVIFLFTCAAKAGLSLNISDSCPSMCKCAPEEIIHCNRAGLRALPGEIAASTVSLNLSNNYLRILTTNTFRNLTFLHSLWLDGNNLTFLSPGTFHALGELRELHLSRNSRLTYLHANTFRGLLNLISLDLSHCNIFEIHPLLFSHLPSLERLDLASNNMRYVPQAFRNLSSLTRLSLEGNHIEAIGRDSLKDLETLYDLNLRKNRIWIIQNGAFTKLLRLGVLNLGHNFIADLPNQLFDGLIQLKTMHLEANRITAVDCTFRHLLNLRNLYLNNNQISSISDSAFSYLNKLHFLHLSKNNLSSLPIRLFAELPKLKYVFLSHNPWKCDCKMLWFLRWTTTLRGVIEGLHCAFLGPHNTTALDVPRAGDLMDCTVPPELASEDKCRVAGTSTAPGPPALPSKVILLALVCHVWCFARGWGTSMTTF; encoded by the coding sequence ATGTTCTTtcttgttatatttttatttacttgtgCAGCAAAGGCTGGGCTGAGTCTGAATATCTCTGATTCATGCCCAAGCATGTGCAAATGTGCACCCGAAGAGATTATCCACTGTAACAGAGCTGGACTGAGAGCTCTTCCTGGAGAAATTGCAGCATCCACCGTCTCTCTAAACCTCTCCAATAATTATTTGCGGATTCTCACCACCAACACCTTCAGAAACCTGACTTTCCTCCACAGCCTCTGGCTAGATGGAAACAATCTGACTTTCCTGTCCCCGGGGACCTTCCATGCTCTCGGCGAGCTGCGAGAACTGCACCTTAGCAGGAACTCACGCCTCACCTACCTGCATGCAAACACTTTCAGAGGACTATTAAACCTCATCAGCCTGGATTTGTCCCACTGCAATATCTTTGAAATCCACCCACTTCTATTTTCACACCTGCCTTCTTTAGAAAGACTCGATTTAGCCTCCAATAACATGCGGTATGTACCGCAAGCCTTTAGGAACCTCTCCAGCCTCACAAGGCTGTCCCTGGAGGGCAACCACATAGAAGCCATTGGCAGAGATTCCTTGAAGGACCTGGAAACCCTGTACGATCTGAATCTCAGGAAGAACCGGATATGGATCATTCAAAATGGTGCTTTCACAAAGCTTCTCAGATTAGGTGTGTTAAATTTAGGACACAACTTCATTGCTGATTTGCCTAATCAGCTTTTCGACGGGTTGATCCAGCTCAAGACCATGCACCTTGAAGCCAACAGAATCACTGCTGTCGACTGCACCTTCAGACATCTGCTGAACTTGAGAAACTTGTACCTGAACAACAACCAGATCTCCTCCATCTCAGACTCTGCTTTCTCATACTTAAACAAGCTGCACTTCCTTCACCTGAGCAAGAACAACCTCAGCTCCCTCCCCATCCGCTTGTTCGCCGAACTGCCAAAACTGAAGTACGTGTTTCTATCCCACAACCCCTGGAAATGCGACTGCAAGATGCTTTGGTTCTTGCGCTGGACCACAACGCTCAGGGGAGTGATCGAAGGGCTGCACTGTGCCTTCCTGGGCCCTCACAACACAACGGCGCTGGATGTCCCCCGTGCAGGGGACCTGATGGACTGCACGGTGCCACCTGAGCTGGCAAGTGAAGACAAGTGCAGGGTGGCCGGTACCAGCACGGCTCCTGggcccccagctctccccagcaaGGTCATCCTGTTGGCACTTGTCTGCCATGTGTGGTGTTTTGCAAGGGGATGGGGCACCTCCATGACCACATTTTAA
- the PLS3 gene encoding plastin-3 — protein MANTMQISKDELEELKEAFAKVDLNSNGFICDYELHELFKEANLPLPGYKVREIIQKLMIDSDKNKDGKISFEEFVYIFQEVKSSDIAKTFRKAINRKEGICAIGGTSELSSEGTQHSYSEEEKYAFVNWINKALENDPDCRHVIPMNPNTDDLFKAVGDGIVLCKMINLSVPDTIDERAINKKKLTPFIIQENLNLALNSASAIGCHVVNIGAEDLREGKPHLVLGLLWQIIKIGLFADIELSRNEALAALLRDGENLEDLMKLSPEELLLRWANFHLENAGWHKINNFSADIKDSRAYYHLLNQIAPKGQKEGEPQIDINMSGFNEKDDLRRAEYMLQQADRLGCRQFVTPADVVSGNPKLNLAFVANLFNKYPALTKPENQDIDWTLLEGETREERTFRNWMNSLGVNPHVNHLYGDLQDALVILQLYEKIKVPVDWNKVNKPPYPKLGANMKKLENCNYAVDLGKHPAKFSLVGIGGQDLNDGNPTLTLALVWQLMRRYTLNVLEDLGDGQKANDDIIVSWVNQTLKEAGKSTSIQNFKDKTISTSLAVVDLIDAIQPGCINYDLVKTGNLSEDDKQNNAKYAVSMARRIGARVYALPEDLVEVKPKMVMTVFACLMGRGMKRV, from the exons acCTCAACAGCAACGGGTTCATCTGCGACTACGAGTTGCACGAGCTCTTCAAGGAAGCCAAcctgcctcttcctgggtaCAAAGTGAGAGAGATCATCCAGAAGCTCATGATCGACAGTGACAAGAATAAAGATGGGAAGATTAGTTTTGAAGAGTTTGTCTAT ATTTTCCAAGAAGTGAAAAGCAGCGATATCGCTAAAACATTCAGAAAGGCAATtaacaggaaggaaggaatctGTGCGATCGGGGGCACCTCGGAGCTCTCCAGCGAGGGGACGCAGCACTCCTACTCAG aggaagaaaaatatgccTTTGTAAACTGGATAAACAAAGCCCTGGAAAATGATCCCGACTGTAGGCACGTTATTCCAATGAACCCAAATACAGATGACCTATTCAAAGCTGTGGGAGATGGGATTGTGCTATG CAAAATGATCAACCTTTCTGTTCCGGACACAATTGATGAAAGAGCAATTAACAAGAAGAAACTCACACCATTCATAATTCAG GAGAACCTGAACCTGGCGTTGAATTCTGCGTCCGCCATTGGGTGTCATGTTGTCAATATTGGTGCAGAGGACTTGAGGGAAGGGAAACCCCACCTGGTCCTTGGGCTTCTCTGGCAAATTATTAAGATCGGCTTGTTCGCTGACATCGAGCTCAGCAGAAATGAAG cACTGGCTGCCTTACTTCGTGATGGTGAAAATCTGGAGGACCTTATGAAGCTATCCCCAGAAGAACTGCTCCTAAGATGGGCCAACTTCCACTTGGAAAACGCGGGCTGGCACAAAATCAATAACTTCAGTGCAGATATTAAG GATTCCAGAGCTTATTACCACCTCCTCAATCAAATTGCACCTAAAGGGCAGAAAGAAGGAGAGCCTCAGATTGATATTAACATGTCAGGTTTCAAT GAGAAAGATGACTTGCGGAGAGCAGAGTACATGCTTCAGCAGGCAGATCGGCTCGGCTGCCGGCAGTTCGTCACGCCGGCTGATGTGGTTAGTGGCAATCCCAAACTGAACCTGGCCTTTGTTGCCAACCTGTTCAACAAGTATCCAGCACTTACCAAGCCTGAAAACCAGGACATCGACTGGACACTACTGGAAG GAGAGACACGTGAGGAACGGACCTTCCGCAACTGGATGAATTCCCTTGGTGTGAACCCCCATGTAAATCACCTCTATGG TGATCTCCAAGATGCACTGGTAATACTACAGTTATATGAAAAGATCAAAGTTCCTGTTGACTGGAATAAGGTTAACAAGCCTCCGTACCCTAAGCTTGGAGCAAATATGAAAAAA CTAGAAAACTGTAACTACGCTGTAGACTTGGGAAAGCATCCAGCTAAATTCTCCCTGGTTGGCATCGGAGGACAAGATCTGAATGATGGAAACCCGACGCTGACACTAGCCTTAGTCTGGCAGTTGATGAGAAG GTACACGCTGAATGTCCTCGAGGACCTGGGTGACGGTCAGAAAGCTAATGATGACATTATAGTCAGCTGGGTAAACCAGACCCTGAAAGAAGCTGGCAAGTCCACCTCCATCCAGAACTTCAAG GACAAGACTATCAGTACAAGCTTGGCGGTTGTGGATTTAATTGATGCTATACAGCCTGGTTGTATCAACTATGACCTTGTAAAGACTGGTAATCTATCGGAAGATGACAAACAAAATAATGCTAA GTATGCTGTGTCCATGGCAAGAAGAATTGGTGCCAGAGTTTATGCGCTTCCAGAAGATCTTGTGGAGGTGAAACCAAAGATGGTCATGACCGTGTTTGCCTGCTTGATGGGCAGAGGAATGAAGCGAGTATAA